From Amblyraja radiata isolate CabotCenter1 chromosome 21, sAmbRad1.1.pri, whole genome shotgun sequence, a single genomic window includes:
- the LOC116985218 gene encoding protein NYNRIN-like, giving the protein MDFIDLPKCQCYKHVLVIVDVFSRWIEAFPTTDCTASTVVSILLRQFVPRFGVPNTISSDNGPHFIAAINKELYRQLGVTQRLHCAYRPQAAGMVERLNQTLKTKLAKLVDQSGSTWVKMLPVALFQIRVLPAGKTRLSPAEIIYGRPLRTPWTDIILATMTLHHMTEEMIRNKSLR; this is encoded by the exons ATGGATTTTATTGATTTGCCTAAGTGTCAGTGTTATAAACATGTACTTGTTATTGTTGATGTGTTTTCTAGATGGATTGAAGCCTTTCCAACCACTGATTGCACTGCTTCTACGGTGGTGTCTATTTTATTACGGCAGTTTGTTCCTCGCTTTGGGGTTCCAAACACCATCAGTTCGGATAACGGCCCTCACTTTATTGCCGCTATCAATAAAGAATTGTACCGACAGCTGGGCGTAACCCAGCGGCTGCATTGTGCTTATCGCCCACAGGCTGCAGGAATGGTGGAACGCTTGAACCAGACCCTGAAGACCAAGCTTGCCAAGCTGGTGGACCAATCGGGCTCCACCTGGGTTAAAATGTTGCCTGTTGCTTTGTTTCAGATCAGAGTCCTTCCAGCAGGGAAGACAAGGTTGTCTCCTGCAGAGATCATCTATGGCCGACCCCTGCGCACCCCCTGGACAGACATTATCCTGGCCACAATGACATTGCATCACATGACGGAGGAGATG ATACGAAATAAATCGCTGAGATGA